The sequence CGTCCGGCCCTGGCGGCGGTGAGCGGCGAGCTGCCGGCGGCCGCGCGTGTCCGTTCGCCGCGCTTGTATGCCATGAGCATGTCCGTTCGCCGCGCTGCCTACGGCATGAGCACGTCCGCCCGCCGTCCTCACACGGCATGAGCGTGCCTGTTCGGATCCCTCACACGGCGTCCGCCCGGTCACTGAGGGCAGCGTTCCGTTGGGGAAACAGAGGAGATGCGGGCGGGTAACAGCCGGACCGCAGGCTGACGGGCATGACCTCGAGTACGCGTGTGGTGGTGATCGGCGGCGGGATGGCCGGTGCCCGGCTCGCCCGCCAGCTGACGGCCGGGACGGGACCGGGGGCGGCCGCCCCTGCCTCCGTCGGCGTCACCGTCATCGGTGAGGAGCCGGATGCGCCCTACAACCGTGTGCTGCTGGCCGAGGTCCTGGCCGGCCGGTACGCGCCGGAGGTCATCGCGCTGCCCGCGCCCGGCGCGGCGGTGGACTGGCGCGGCGGGGTGCGGGCGGTGCGCATCGACCGGGCCGCGCGGCGGGTGTGGTGCGATGACGGGGCGTACGTTCCGTATGACGCGCTGGTGCTGGCCACCGGGGCCAACCCCGTTCTGCCGCCGCTGCGCGGCCTGCTCTCCCCCGGGGGAGGCGACCTGCCCGACGGTGTGCACCCCTTCCGCACGCTGGACGACTGCCGCGCGCTGGCCGCCGCGGCGCGCCCCGGCACCCCCGCGGTGGTGATCGGCGGCGGGCTGCTCGGCGTCTCGGCGGCCCGCGCGCTGGCCGGGCGCGGCGCCCGGGTCGTCCTGGCGCACCAGGGCGAGCACCTGATGGAACGCCATCTCGACCCGGACGCCGGAGCGCTGCTCGCCGCGCATCTGACCGCCCTGGGCATCGAGGTGCACACCCAGTGCCGGGTACGGGGCCTGGAAACCGCCGACGGGGCGGCGCGCGCCGTCGAGTTCGCCGACGGCTACCGCCTGGACGCCGACGTGGTCGTCCTGGCCTGCGGCGTCCGGCCGCGCACCGGGCTCGCCCACGCGGCCGGCCTGGACGTCGGGCGGGGCATCCGCGTCGACGACTCCCTGCGCACCGACGACCCGCACATCTACGCCATCGGCGACTGCGCCGAACACCACGGCACGGTCTACGGGCTGGCGGGCGCGGCCCAGGAACAGGCCGATGCGCTGGCCCGCGTGCTGACCGGTGCACCGGCCGGCCCGGTGCCCGACCCGGCCCCGTACACCGGGACCCGGGCGCTGACCCGGCTGACCCTCACCGCGCATCCGGCGCCCGCCCACCTGGCGCCCGCCGGCCCGGCCCCCGCCGTGCCGGCCTCCTTCGACCTGGCCGCCTTCGGCGAGACCGTCCCGCTCCCCGGGGACGATGTGGTCCGCCTCTCCGACGCCACCCGCAGCGCGTACCGCAAGGTCGTCGTCCGCGGGGACCGGCTGGTCGGCGGCATCCTCCTCGGCGATCTCGGCACTGTCGGCGCGCTCGCCCGCACCTGGGAGGGCGACGAACCGCTCCCCACCGCCCCCCTGCTCCATCTGCTCACCACCGACGGAGGCTTCTGATCATGGCCGCAGCCGCCAGCCCCACCAGTGCCCGCACCGACCGCCCCACGATCGTCCTGATCGGGCACGGCATGGTCGGCCAGCGCTTCCTCGAAGCCCTCGCCGAACGCGGCGTGACCGAGACCTCGCGCGTCGTCGTCCTGTGCGAGGAGCCCCGCCCGGCGTACGACCGGGTCCAGCTCACCTCGTACTTCTCCGGCCGTA is a genomic window of Streptomyces gilvosporeus containing:
- a CDS encoding NAD(P)/FAD-dependent oxidoreductase → MTSSTRVVVIGGGMAGARLARQLTAGTGPGAAAPASVGVTVIGEEPDAPYNRVLLAEVLAGRYAPEVIALPAPGAAVDWRGGVRAVRIDRAARRVWCDDGAYVPYDALVLATGANPVLPPLRGLLSPGGGDLPDGVHPFRTLDDCRALAAAARPGTPAVVIGGGLLGVSAARALAGRGARVVLAHQGEHLMERHLDPDAGALLAAHLTALGIEVHTQCRVRGLETADGAARAVEFADGYRLDADVVVLACGVRPRTGLAHAAGLDVGRGIRVDDSLRTDDPHIYAIGDCAEHHGTVYGLAGAAQEQADALARVLTGAPAGPVPDPAPYTGTRALTRLTLTAHPAPAHLAPAGPAPAVPASFDLAAFGETVPLPGDDVVRLSDATRSAYRKVVVRGDRLVGGILLGDLGTVGALARTWEGDEPLPTAPLLHLLTTDGGF